From Alteromonas sp. BL110:
GCTAATTGAACATCTTTGGGAGAAAAATTACGGTTAAAGTCTAACCCGCACTCACCTATAGCTACACACCCTTGATGCTGAGCAAGTTCACGTAATCGGTCGTAGTCGCCTTCAGTGACATCTTTGGCGTTATGAGGGTGTACACCAATGGTGAAGCAGCAATGATCAGGGTGCTTTTCATAAAGCGCTACGGCAGCGTCCCACTCGTTGGGATGAGTGGTAATGACGCACAGCTTTTCAACACCGGCGTCTTGTGCACGTTGTATGACTTCTTCGGCGTCAAAACGCTTATCGAGCAGATTGACGCCCGCATCGAACCAAGGCATTTACTTAATGCGTTTCACTTTCATGCGCTTGTTTAGACCTTCAACCCCTAAATAAAAGGCTCCAAGAAGACCACGTTCAACAGTAACAGCTTGCCCTTCCTTAATTTTCAAATAGGTTTGATCCGTTTGCTGCCAAACAGAACCATCGCTGAAGGTTAGCACATACTTATCGCGAAGATTTTTCTTAATTGCGTTAATAGTAACTGCAATTTCTGAGGTCGCTTTTGTTAAGTCGCGCTTGTGCTCTAAACCAAATTCATGTTCCGGCTTTGTGGGCACGGGTTGTTGACCAACCTGAGCTGGGCGTGGGCGAGCTTGCGCGCTATTGCTTGGCTTATATTCCTTAAGCTGACTCACTTGCTCGTTAGCACCTTCATATTGGTTTAACGACTTTGCCACACCGTCATAGCACATTAGACGTTTAAGGCTATTGTCTGTAATACGGCATTTTTCCATCGCTTCGCCGATAGATTCAGCGTATGCTTGGGTCGCACTAAAAGCACACAGTAAAGTGGCAATAGAAAGCAGTTGAGTTTTCATTCTTATTCCTTTCTCTTTTTCTTTTATGTATTATCAGTGGCTTCTTCTGACTCATCTTCGCTTGGCTTTTTACCCGCATAAAAGCCACCTACGATAACGCCAACTTCAAATAGCAACCACATTGGTATAGCTAACAGAGTCTGAGAGATAATATCTGGTGGCGTTAGCAACATGCCTACTACAAAGGCACCGACAACCACATACGGCCGTTTGGCTCTTAGCGACTTCGCATCAGTCACGCCTGTCCAACACATCAAAATAATGGCTATCGGTATCTCAAATGAGACCCCAAATGCGAAGAACAGTTTCAATACAAAGTTTAAGTAACTCGATATATCAGTACTTACCGTCACCCCTTCCGGCGCCACGCTGGTAAAAAATGCGAACGCGATAGGAAATACAACAAAATAGGCAAAGGCCATACCGGCATAAAATAGTAAGGTACTAGATAAAAGCAGTGGCGCAACAAGGCGTTTTTCATTTCGATATAAGCCTGGCGCAACAAAGCCCCATACTTGATAAAGTACATAGGGAATGGCAACGAAAAACGACAACACCAACGTAAGCTTAAAAGGCGCGAAAAACGGCGATGCCACATCGGTTGCAATCATACTTGAATTCTCAGGTAGCGTTTCAAGTAATGGCATTGCCAACAGCTGGTAAAGGTCTTGTGCGAAAGCGGCAAGACACACAAATACGATCAGCACGCTCAAAAGCGCTTTAAGAATACGGCTGCGTAATTCAATTAAATGAGAAATGAGATTGTTAGCGTCAGACATCTATTGCTTTTTATATGGTTCTTGAACCGACTCGGCGGCTTTTTTTAGCTCATCGACACTTTGTTCAAGTTCAGGTGAAAGATCTTTAAGCCCTTGCTGCTCTGCTTTTTTCAAGTTTTCATGCAATTCATGCACGCGCAGCTGATGCTCAACTTCTTGCTTAAAGCCCGTTGCTACATTACGCACGCTGCGAATTGTATTTATAGTAGAACGCATGGCACCTGGCAGTCGTTCGGGCCCCAAAATAAGGAGTGCCAACACGCCTACTACCAATAGCTCCCAAAAGCCGATATCAAACATCAGGATTTTTCTTTAACGTCGCTCTGCGTCTTTGTCGAAACAGGTTCAGCCGCTGACTTTTCTTCAACTTGCTTCTTTTGTTCAAAGTCGGCGTCTTTATCTTCTTCGCTCACAGCTTTTTTGAAGCCTTTGATTGCACCGCCTAAGTCAGTGCCTATACCTTTAAGTCGTTTTGTACCAAACAATAGTACTACGATAACCAGTATGATCAGCAACTGCCAAATACTAATACCACCCATAAAAATGATCTCCATTACATCGTTGTACACAGTATGCCATTGCCCGCAAATGCTTTCACCTGAATATTTACTCGAATGAATAAAGATTGACGTTTTGGCAGCGACAATACATTCTCTGTATATCTTAAAAGCGAATAGTGAATACATTCAACTATTCTAATTTTTACAAGGAGTTAGTGAGCAATGTTGTGCCTTACCATTGTCTATTGTCATTTGTTGCTCTCTGCCCCCTCACCGCTGAATAATCAAGCACACACGTTGAATCACCCCGTAAACACGACCAGTAGAAGTGCTGCTTACCCAGACGCCGTAAGACCTTCACATGCCCATTCATCAAATATCGTCACGCAAGTAAATGACACGCAGTCTCTTACACTGGCACAGGACAATGAACAGTGGTTTGATATCTGGCAGCGAAGCTTTACTGACACTATGGACTTTACCGTTAAGCAACTAGATGGCTTATTTGAAAACGATAGCACTCAAAACATTTCAGGACGCAAAGAAGCAAATGCGGAAGGGCGTATTCAACTTTCATGGGAGCCAAGAAGCAACATGCTCTCGGATACTGACTTACGCTTTCGGATTCGTGTTCGACTGCCGGCTTTAAAAGAGCGCGTTGATTTACTATTGAGCGACAATGAAGATGAAACGCAGAACAATACAATACGGGCAGCGAGAGATACCGGAAATAACGACCGAGATAGAACGACTATTGCATTAAGGTTTCGCCCAGAACAAGATTCACATTATTCGTATAGAGTTGGCGCGGGACGTCGCGACCAACTCTATGCCATGACGCGATACAAAGACGCATTCGCCTTTTCCAAGCAGTGGGCCATGCTTTATGACGCAGAGCTTTATTATTACACCCGTGACCGATTAGGGGCTGAACTTGGATGGGCAGTTCAATATGAGATGAGTAAAAAACATCTTATTCGCCAAAACAATCGCTTTTACTTTCGAGACGATACGAATGACTGGTTGTGGCGCCACGAAGTACATCATTTGTTTTCGGTAGACCAACACAACGCTGTTATACCCCACTTAATGGTGGAGGGGTTGAGCCAACCTAATTATCGCGTGGAAGAAATCTACGGCGGGTTTAGATGGCGAAATAACATGCTGCGCGATTGGCTTTTCTTTGAAGTTGAACCCTTCGTATTATGGTTAAGAGAAGAGGATTTCAAAACCTCTTATGGCTTAGCTTTGCGCGTTGAAGCTTATTATGGGCGAGAT
This genomic window contains:
- the tatC gene encoding twin-arginine translocase subunit TatC encodes the protein MSDANNLISHLIELRSRILKALLSVLIVFVCLAAFAQDLYQLLAMPLLETLPENSSMIATDVASPFFAPFKLTLVLSFFVAIPYVLYQVWGFVAPGLYRNEKRLVAPLLLSSTLLFYAGMAFAYFVVFPIAFAFFTSVAPEGVTVSTDISSYLNFVLKLFFAFGVSFEIPIAIILMCWTGVTDAKSLRAKRPYVVVGAFVVGMLLTPPDIISQTLLAIPMWLLFEVGVIVGGFYAGKKPSEDESEEATDNT
- the tatB gene encoding Sec-independent protein translocase protein TatB, encoding MFDIGFWELLVVGVLALLILGPERLPGAMRSTINTIRSVRNVATGFKQEVEHQLRVHELHENLKKAEQQGLKDLSPELEQSVDELKKAAESVQEPYKKQ
- the tatA gene encoding Sec-independent protein translocase subunit TatA, encoding MFMGGISIWQLLIILVIVVLLFGTKRLKGIGTDLGGAIKGFKKAVSEEDKDADFEQKKQVEEKSAAEPVSTKTQSDVKEKS